Below is a window of Mycolicibacterium chitae DNA.
CGTGATCCAGTAGTAGTGATCGGGTTGCCGTAGCCAGACACGCAATGTCCGAATCATGACAGTGGCGCTGCTCCTCCGACCGTCGTCCGCACCGCAACGGGACGGACGTGCAACTAACGCCCCTCAGGCTACGCGGCCCAACTGCGGTAATCATTGGGTTGCTCGGAATGACGGCGGTAGACTCGGGGCACCGAGCAAACCGCCCCGAAGTGAGAAAGCAGGCAGAAAAGCCCACGTGACGCCCCGCGATACCAACGCCGCCCCCGCTACGTCCGTCCCTGCGGGTTCCTCGGTGAAAAGCAGCATCAATGTGCCGCCCGACCTGGTTGTGGGCCTGCTGGGCTCTGCCGACGAGAATCTCCGGGTACTGGAACGCAGCCTCGACGCCGACCTGCACGTGCGCGGCAACGCCGTGACCCTGTCCGGGACCCCCGCCGACGTGGCGCTGGCCGAGCGGGTGCTCACCGAGTTGCTCGCCATCGTCGGCAGCGGCCAGACCCTGACCCCGGATGCCGTGCGGCACAGCGTGGCGATGGTCAACGGCGCCGAGGACGCCTCCCCGGCCGAGGTCCTCACGCTCGACATCCTGTCGCGGCGCGGTCGGACCATCCGCCCCAAGACGCTGAACCAGAAGCGCTACGTCGACGCGATCGACGCCCACACCATCGTGTTCGGCATCGGCCCGGCCGGCACCGGCAAGACCTATCTGGCGATGGCCAAGGCGGTGCACGCGCTGCAGACCAAACAGGTCAACCGGATCATCCTGACCCGGCCCGCGGTGGAGGCCGGGGAGCGGCTGGGGTTCCTGCCGGGCACCCTGAGCGAGAAGATCGACCCGTATCTGCGCCCGCTGTACGACGCGCTGCACGACATGATGGATCCCGAGGCGATCCCGAAGCTGATGAGCGCCGGGGTCATCGAGGTCGCGCCGCTGGCCTACATGCGCGGCCGGACCCTCAACGACGCGTTCATCATCCTCGACGAGGCGCAGAACACCACGCCCGAACAGATGAAGATGTTCCTGACCCGCCTCGGTTTCGGGGCCAAGATCGTGGTCACCGGTGACGTGACGCAGGTGGACCTGCCCGGTGGGGCCAGATCCGGGCTGCGCGCCGCGGTCGACATCCTCGACGGCATCGACGACATCCACGTCGCCGAACTCAGCAGCGCCGACGTGGTGCGGCACCGGCTGGTCTCGGAGATCGTCGACGCCTACGAGAAGGCCGGGGCCCGGGCGGGCGACGCCCTGGGCAACCGCGTGACCCGTCGCGCGCGAAGGTGAGCCGGCCGTGAGCATCGAGGTGTCCAACGAGTCCGGGCTTGATGTCTCCGAGGAGGAGCTCATCAGCGTGGCCCGCTTCGTCATCGACAAGATGAACGTCAACCCGGGCGCGGAGCTGTCGATGGTGTTGCTCGACACCGCCGCCATGGCCGATCTGCACATGCGTTGGATGGACCTGCCCGGTCCCACCGACGTGATGAGCTTCCCGATGGACGAGCTGGAACCGGGCGGTCGGCCCGACGCCAGCGAACCGGGACCGTCGATGCTCGGCGACATCGTGCTGTGCCCGCAGTTCGCCGCCGAGCAGGCCAAGGCCGCCGGCCACGACGTGGAGCACGAGTTGGCGCTGCTGACCGTGCACGGTGTGCTGCATCTGCTGGGCTACGACCACGCCGAGGCCGACGAGGAGAAGGAAATGTTCGCGTTGCAGCGTCAGCTGCTCGAGGACTGGTATCACGACCAGGCCCAGCTGTACCGCCGCAACCGGCAGGCCGAGC
It encodes the following:
- a CDS encoding PhoH family protein, whose product is MTPRDTNAAPATSVPAGSSVKSSINVPPDLVVGLLGSADENLRVLERSLDADLHVRGNAVTLSGTPADVALAERVLTELLAIVGSGQTLTPDAVRHSVAMVNGAEDASPAEVLTLDILSRRGRTIRPKTLNQKRYVDAIDAHTIVFGIGPAGTGKTYLAMAKAVHALQTKQVNRIILTRPAVEAGERLGFLPGTLSEKIDPYLRPLYDALHDMMDPEAIPKLMSAGVIEVAPLAYMRGRTLNDAFIILDEAQNTTPEQMKMFLTRLGFGAKIVVTGDVTQVDLPGGARSGLRAAVDILDGIDDIHVAELSSADVVRHRLVSEIVDAYEKAGARAGDALGNRVTRRARR
- the ybeY gene encoding rRNA maturation RNase YbeY produces the protein MSIEVSNESGLDVSEEELISVARFVIDKMNVNPGAELSMVLLDTAAMADLHMRWMDLPGPTDVMSFPMDELEPGGRPDASEPGPSMLGDIVLCPQFAAEQAKAAGHDVEHELALLTVHGVLHLLGYDHAEADEEKEMFALQRQLLEDWYHDQAQLYRRNRQAERDSSLLGKSEYFMTPAADDQL